A part of Pseudoalteromonas arctica A 37-1-2 genomic DNA contains:
- a CDS encoding NAD(P)/FAD-dependent oxidoreductase, which yields MTQVDVIVIGAGAAGLMCAAQAGYRGRSVTVLDMGKKPGRKILISGGGRCNFTNENATPDNYLCTNSHFVKSCLSRYTQHDFIELVDRHGLAYHHKTLGQLFCDNNAQDIVDILLTECEWAGVNIKLRSEVISVSKTETGYSVTTEQETLSCESLVIASGGLTMPKLGATPIGYKIAEQFGLSVLPTMAALVPFTLHQHDKERFEGLSGISIPCEVSSEDGTVFKENILFTHRGLSGPAILQISSFWRAGQVVTINLLPEIDLRQQLADWRETQAQKSLKNSLSTILPKRFIEILHESKAIPDCNINQLTHAQIDELVNYIHAWQIKPNGTEGYRTAEVTLGGVDTDELSSKTFEAKKAKGLYFIGEVTDVTGWLGGYNFQYAWSCGFACGQYA from the coding sequence ATGACCCAAGTAGATGTAATTGTAATAGGTGCGGGAGCAGCAGGATTAATGTGTGCAGCGCAAGCTGGATACCGTGGCCGAAGCGTTACAGTACTTGATATGGGGAAAAAACCAGGTCGTAAAATTTTAATAAGTGGTGGTGGGCGTTGCAATTTTACAAATGAAAATGCAACCCCGGATAACTACTTATGCACAAACTCTCATTTTGTTAAATCATGCTTAAGTCGTTATACACAGCATGACTTTATTGAGCTGGTGGACAGACATGGCTTGGCGTATCACCATAAAACACTAGGCCAGCTTTTTTGCGATAACAATGCACAAGACATTGTTGATATTTTACTAACAGAATGTGAGTGGGCCGGAGTAAATATAAAGCTACGCAGTGAAGTGATCAGTGTATCAAAAACCGAAACCGGCTATAGCGTTACCACAGAGCAAGAAACCTTAAGCTGTGAGTCGTTAGTTATAGCATCAGGTGGCTTAACCATGCCAAAACTAGGGGCTACACCAATAGGTTATAAAATTGCAGAGCAGTTTGGCTTAAGCGTGTTACCAACTATGGCTGCACTTGTGCCGTTTACTCTGCATCAGCATGATAAAGAGCGTTTTGAAGGGCTTTCGGGAATTAGTATTCCATGTGAAGTTTCAAGCGAAGACGGCACCGTATTTAAAGAAAATATCCTCTTTACTCACCGAGGGTTATCGGGCCCTGCAATATTGCAAATAAGCTCATTTTGGCGAGCAGGGCAGGTTGTCACTATAAACCTGCTACCTGAAATTGATTTAAGGCAACAACTTGCTGATTGGCGTGAAACACAAGCCCAAAAGTCGTTAAAAAACAGCCTTTCGACTATTTTACCTAAACGCTTTATAGAAATACTGCACGAAAGCAAAGCGATACCAGATTGTAATATTAATCAGCTTACACATGCCCAAATAGATGAGTTAGTAAATTACATTCATGCGTGGCAAATTAAACCCAATGGCACAGAAGGTTATAGAACAGCAGAAGTAACATTGGGCGGTGTAGATACCGACGAGTTGAGCTCAAAAACCTTTGAAGCTAAAAAAGCTAAAGGCCTATACTTTATAGGCGAAGTAACTGACGTAACGGGTTGGTTAGGGGGCTACAATTTTCAGTATGCTTGGAGCTGTGGATTTGCTTGTGGGCAGTATGCATAG
- a CDS encoding S8 family peptidase encodes MTTSKTFKRCAIAITVSTLFAATSGMAQSVSSSMAETSAKLQSQGSFETQFIIKYKNNNEMASFSTADASPSSMKKRAQSFVKNFASKKGKVKAKYIRAMALNNHHVMRADKKLSAAEAQEFMQEMVDSGNVEYIEVDQMLKPFSTPNDPRFDDQWHYYEQAGGLNLPTAWDTATGSGVVVAVLDTGYRPHADLNANILPGYDMISNLSVANDGGGRDSDARDPGDAVAANECGTNGAQNSSWHGTHVAGTVAAVTNNGEGVAGVAYNAKVVPVRVLGKCGGLTSDIADGIIWASGGSVSGIPANSNPADVINMSLGGSGSCSSTTQNAINTARSNGTVVVIAAGNDNDNSANYNPGNCNGVVNVASVGRNGGRAYYSNYGSNIDVAAPGGAQSFANDSEGVLSTYNSGSSTPSSDSYGYSQGTSMAAPHVAGVAALIKQAKPDATPDEIESILKSTTRSFPATCTSCGTGIVDAAAAVTAASGGTTPPTGGDSELINGEAKTGLSGAANAQAFYTMTVPSGATNVTFTMSGGTGDADLYVRAGSKPTTTTYDCRPYKGGNSEECSIDNPTAGTYHVMLNGYSAYSAVSLVGNITGGSSSGGGTGTPQAGGGTISDVTANTGQWKHYTLDVPAGMSTFTVTTSGGSGDADLFVKYGSQPTTTTYDCRPYKNGNAETCTFTNPQAGTWHLSVNAYSTFSGLTLSGQYQP; translated from the coding sequence ATGACAACTAGTAAAACTTTTAAAAGATGCGCAATTGCAATTACAGTTAGTACGCTTTTTGCAGCAACATCTGGCATGGCTCAATCAGTTTCAAGTTCAATGGCTGAAACATCGGCTAAACTACAAAGCCAAGGCAGTTTCGAAACTCAGTTCATTATTAAATATAAAAATAATAACGAAATGGCGAGCTTTTCAACTGCTGACGCAAGCCCGTCTAGCATGAAAAAGCGCGCACAAAGCTTTGTTAAAAACTTCGCTTCTAAAAAAGGCAAAGTAAAAGCAAAATATATTCGAGCAATGGCACTTAATAACCACCACGTAATGCGTGCTGATAAAAAATTAAGTGCGGCAGAGGCCCAAGAGTTTATGCAAGAAATGGTTGATTCTGGCAATGTTGAATACATTGAAGTGGATCAAATGTTAAAGCCGTTTTCAACTCCTAACGATCCACGCTTTGATGACCAATGGCACTACTACGAGCAAGCCGGTGGTTTAAACTTACCTACTGCATGGGATACCGCAACGGGTAGCGGTGTAGTTGTAGCTGTACTAGATACGGGTTACCGCCCACATGCCGATTTAAATGCTAACATTTTACCGGGTTACGATATGATCTCTAACCTATCGGTAGCTAACGATGGCGGTGGTCGCGATAGCGATGCACGTGATCCTGGTGATGCAGTTGCTGCGAATGAATGTGGCACTAACGGTGCACAAAACTCTAGCTGGCACGGCACGCACGTAGCCGGCACAGTTGCTGCGGTAACCAATAACGGTGAAGGTGTTGCAGGCGTAGCTTATAACGCAAAAGTAGTGCCTGTTCGTGTACTTGGTAAGTGTGGTGGTTTAACCTCTGATATTGCAGACGGTATTATTTGGGCATCTGGTGGGAGTGTTTCAGGCATTCCTGCTAACTCAAACCCTGCAGATGTAATAAATATGAGTTTAGGTGGCAGCGGTTCATGTAGCTCTACAACTCAAAATGCAATTAACACCGCGCGTAGTAACGGCACTGTGGTAGTTATTGCTGCAGGTAACGATAACGATAACTCAGCAAACTACAACCCAGGTAACTGTAATGGTGTAGTAAACGTAGCATCAGTAGGTCGTAATGGCGGTCGAGCTTATTACTCAAACTACGGTAGCAATATTGATGTTGCAGCACCGGGTGGCGCGCAAAGTTTTGCAAACGACTCTGAAGGTGTTCTATCAACTTACAATTCAGGTTCGTCTACACCTTCAAGCGACAGCTACGGTTATTCGCAAGGTACATCAATGGCTGCGCCTCACGTAGCAGGTGTTGCGGCACTTATTAAGCAAGCAAAACCAGATGCAACGCCTGACGAAATAGAAAGTATTTTAAAATCAACAACCCGTTCATTCCCTGCTACATGTACTAGCTGTGGTACGGGTATTGTTGATGCAGCCGCAGCTGTTACAGCAGCAAGTGGCGGCACTACTCCGCCTACAGGCGGTGATAGCGAGCTTATTAATGGTGAAGCTAAAACAGGTTTAAGTGGGGCTGCAAATGCACAAGCGTTTTACACTATGACCGTACCAAGCGGTGCAACTAACGTAACATTCACTATGAGTGGTGGTACTGGTGATGCTGATTTATACGTACGTGCGGGCAGTAAACCTACAACTACTACCTATGACTGTCGCCCTTATAAAGGCGGTAATAGCGAAGAGTGTTCTATTGATAACCCTACAGCAGGCACTTACCACGTAATGCTTAACGGCTACTCTGCGTATTCAGCTGTGAGCTTGGTAGGTAATATTACTGGTGGTTCATCGTCTGGTGGCGGTACAGGCACTCCACAAGCTGGCGGCGGCACTATAAGCGATGTGACAGCCAATACTGGTCAGTGGAAACATTACACGTTAGATGTACCTGCAGGAATGAGTACGTTTACAGTAACAACGTCGGGTGGAAGTGGCGATGCAGACTTATTTGTAAAATATGGCAGCCAACCAACAACCACTACGTACGATTGTCGCCCTTATAAAAATGGCAACGCAGAAACATGTACATTTACCAATCCACAAGCAGGTACTTGGCACTTGAGCGTTAACGCTTATAGCACTTTCTCTGGTTTAACACTTAGCGGACAATACCAACCGTAA
- a CDS encoding peroxiredoxin, whose product MIEQGQELPSVTLTQLTDDGMQSLTNKELFEGKKVVLFAVPGAFTPTCSNAHLPEFITLADKIKAKGVDAIYCVSVNDAFVMKAWGDSQNAQEITMLADGDGSFTKSLGLDKDTASFGGLRSTRYAMIVENAVVTGLFVEQDKEFVVSRAESVLEKL is encoded by the coding sequence ATGATTGAGCAAGGCCAAGAATTACCATCGGTTACGTTAACGCAATTAACTGACGACGGTATGCAATCTCTTACAAATAAAGAGTTGTTTGAAGGTAAAAAAGTCGTGTTATTTGCAGTCCCAGGTGCATTTACACCAACGTGTTCAAATGCACATCTACCTGAATTTATTACTCTTGCTGATAAAATTAAAGCAAAAGGTGTTGATGCTATTTACTGTGTATCTGTTAATGACGCATTTGTTATGAAAGCATGGGGCGACTCGCAAAACGCGCAAGAAATTACAATGCTTGCTGATGGCGATGGAAGTTTCACTAAATCGTTAGGGCTTGATAAAGATACCGCTAGTTTTGGTGGTTTACGTTCAACGCGTTACGCTATGATTGTTGAAAATGCAGTAGTAACTGGTTTATTTGTAGAGCAAGACAAAGAGTTTGTTGTAAGCCGTGCAGAATCAGTACTAGAGAAGCTATAA
- the galU gene encoding UTP--glucose-1-phosphate uridylyltransferase GalU: MKAVIPVAGLGTRMLPMTKAIPKEMLPIVDKPLIQYIVSECVSAGIKDIVLVTHSSKNAIENHFDTSYELEATLEKRVKRALLDEIRSICPPDVTIMSVRQGEAKGLGHAILCAKPIVGDNDFVVLLPDVILDAYTADQETENLAAMIKRFKETQASQIMLEPVAKEDVSKYGIADINGVELMPGKSAAIKAMVEKPDADLAPSNLAVVGRYVLSKNIWPLLAKTSVGAGGEIQLTDSIDALMAQETVEAFHMSGRSHDCGDKLGYLKAIVEYSMRDKKLGNDFSRFINDLNLP, translated from the coding sequence ATGAAAGCTGTAATTCCAGTAGCAGGCTTAGGGACGAGAATGCTCCCTATGACAAAAGCTATTCCAAAAGAAATGCTCCCAATAGTCGATAAACCACTTATTCAATATATTGTCAGTGAATGTGTGTCTGCTGGTATTAAAGATATTGTATTAGTTACACACAGCTCTAAAAATGCAATCGAAAACCATTTTGATACAAGTTACGAGCTAGAAGCCACGCTTGAAAAACGTGTTAAACGTGCTTTATTAGATGAGATTCGCTCTATTTGTCCGCCTGATGTAACTATTATGAGTGTACGCCAAGGTGAAGCTAAAGGGCTTGGACATGCTATTTTATGCGCTAAGCCGATAGTCGGCGATAATGATTTTGTCGTACTCCTGCCAGATGTGATACTTGATGCCTATACTGCGGATCAAGAGACTGAAAACTTAGCGGCCATGATTAAACGCTTTAAAGAAACTCAAGCAAGCCAAATAATGCTTGAGCCGGTAGCTAAAGAAGACGTGAGTAAATATGGTATTGCTGATATAAACGGTGTTGAGTTAATGCCAGGTAAAAGTGCTGCAATTAAAGCAATGGTTGAAAAACCTGATGCTGATTTAGCACCTTCAAATCTTGCTGTTGTAGGGCGATATGTACTGAGTAAGAATATTTGGCCTCTACTCGCAAAAACGTCTGTAGGTGCTGGCGGTGAAATACAACTTACAGATTCTATTGACGCGTTAATGGCACAAGAAACCGTTGAAGCATTTCATATGAGTGGTCGCTCTCACGATTGTGGAGATAAGTTAGGCTACTTAAAAGCAATTGTTGAGTACAGTATGCGGGATAAAAAGTTAGGTAATGACTTTTCTCGCTTTATAAATGATTTGAATTTACCTTAA
- a CDS encoding DUF3718 domain-containing protein, with product MFKVSKLVVLTAIIAVSSFSYTAPASAEDQLAVSICEYIAADDKNRLRSKLKSSRVKIRNIYDAVQCNGNNLLRHAVASNAVDTGEYIVKNLSKSALTDGADIAWAEGNFASSPLIAVIKERAGL from the coding sequence ATGTTTAAAGTATCAAAGCTAGTTGTACTTACTGCTATTATCGCTGTAAGTTCGTTTTCGTACACAGCACCTGCAAGTGCTGAAGATCAATTAGCGGTATCTATTTGTGAGTATATTGCTGCAGACGATAAAAACCGATTACGCAGCAAGCTTAAAAGCTCTCGTGTAAAAATTCGTAATATTTATGATGCAGTACAATGTAATGGTAATAATTTATTACGCCATGCTGTTGCTAGCAATGCAGTGGATACTGGTGAGTATATAGTTAAAAACTTATCAAAAAGTGCGTTAACAGATGGTGCTGATATTGCTTGGGCTGAAGGCAATTTTGCCAGCTCACCACTTATTGCAGTAATTAAAGAGCGTGCTGGTCTTTAA
- the folA gene encoding type 3 dihydrofolate reductase: MIISMIAAMANNRVIGLDNKMPWHLPADLQHFKKITTGKPVIMGRKTFESIGRPLPGRRNIIITRNSEYTAQGIEVVTTPEAALALVCAVEEVMIIGGGNIYERFLPKAERLYLTFIDLDVKGDTQFPDYNKVANWDVKEEQENLPDEKNKSSYKFVTLYKAR; the protein is encoded by the coding sequence ATGATAATTTCAATGATTGCAGCAATGGCAAATAACCGTGTAATTGGCCTAGATAATAAAATGCCATGGCATTTACCTGCGGATCTTCAGCATTTTAAAAAAATAACTACGGGTAAACCTGTGATCATGGGTCGTAAAACTTTTGAGTCAATAGGCCGTCCTTTACCTGGGCGTCGTAATATTATTATTACTCGAAACAGCGAATATACTGCACAGGGTATTGAAGTGGTAACTACACCAGAGGCCGCACTAGCACTAGTTTGTGCTGTTGAAGAAGTAATGATTATTGGTGGCGGTAATATTTATGAGCGATTTTTACCAAAAGCAGAACGCCTGTATTTAACTTTTATTGATTTAGATGTTAAAGGCGATACACAGTTTCCTGATTATAATAAAGTTGCTAATTGGGACGTGAAAGAAGAGCAAGAAAACCTTCCTGATGAAAAGAACAAATCTAGTTATAAATTCGTAACCTTATATAAAGCACGTTAA